A stretch of Lactiplantibacillus brownii DNA encodes these proteins:
- the larE gene encoding ATP-dependent sacrificial sulfur transferase LarE produces the protein MTGLAAKKVALMDSLKALKRVTVAFSGGIDSTLVLKMALETLGRDNVTAVVANSELFTDEEFDKAVSLAEELGATVQTTTLDYLSETHIEHNTPDSWYYAKKMFYDRLTEMAAANGSAAVLDGLIKNDEQDYRPGMKARTEVGARSLLQEADFYKVDVRALSQELGLTNWNKVASCSVASRFPYGTTLTHENVAQVMAAESYLRGLGFPTVRVRFHEDIARIELPEARIGDFLVFNDRVNRQLQSLGFRYVTLDLGGFRSGRMNDTLTKQQLATFA, from the coding sequence ATGACAGGATTAGCAGCGAAAAAAGTAGCATTAATGGATTCATTGAAAGCATTGAAGCGGGTCACCGTCGCTTTCTCTGGTGGGATTGATAGCACATTAGTTTTGAAGATGGCATTGGAAACGCTAGGTCGCGACAATGTGACTGCGGTCGTTGCCAACTCTGAATTGTTTACGGATGAAGAATTTGACAAGGCAGTTAGTTTAGCCGAAGAATTAGGGGCTACTGTTCAAACAACGACTTTGGATTACTTGAGCGAAACGCATATTGAACACAACACACCTGACAGCTGGTACTATGCGAAAAAAATGTTCTACGATCGTTTGACTGAAATGGCCGCCGCTAATGGTAGTGCCGCGGTGTTAGATGGCTTAATCAAAAACGATGAACAAGATTACCGCCCAGGAATGAAAGCACGGACCGAAGTGGGCGCTCGTAGTTTGTTGCAAGAAGCTGATTTTTACAAGGTTGACGTTCGGGCCTTATCACAAGAATTAGGTTTAACCAACTGGAACAAGGTTGCTTCATGTTCAGTAGCTTCACGCTTCCCATATGGCACGACGTTGACCCACGAAAATGTTGCCCAAGTCATGGCCGCTGAAAGTTACTTACGTGGCCTTGGTTTCCCAACGGTTCGAGTTCGTTTCCACGAAGACATTGCGCGGATCGAATTGCCTGAAGCTCGTATTGGTGATTTCTTGGTCTTCAATGACCGTGTTAATCGTCAATTACAATCACTTGGTTTCCGTTATGTGACCTTAGATTTAGGTGGTTTCCGGAGTGGTCGGATGAACGATACTTTAACCAAGCAACAATTAGCAACCTTTGCTTAA
- a CDS encoding formate/nitrite transporter family protein produces MTNPEVILQTSIEKGVGKIGKPWLAKWLLGFVGGAMIALGFLADIRVSAAIPASGGSTLIGASVFPIGLIVILLAGGELVTGNMMAVSTAAFAKRIRWGAFWQNLALITVANLIGAIAVAFCFGHFVGLTHTGVFKTAVITMAQGKIQASFWQSLVSGIGCNWFVGLAVWLSFGAKDAAGKIMGVWFPIMIFVATGFQHSIANAFLIPAAIFEGGATWSQFALNLLPVYLGNIIGGAIFVGALYYYSYRQALKVS; encoded by the coding sequence GTGACGAATCCAGAAGTGATTTTGCAAACGAGTATTGAAAAAGGGGTCGGCAAGATTGGCAAACCCTGGTTAGCCAAGTGGTTGCTAGGTTTTGTCGGGGGTGCAATGATTGCACTAGGGTTTTTGGCTGATATCCGAGTTTCAGCGGCCATTCCGGCCAGTGGTGGTAGTACGTTGATTGGGGCGAGCGTCTTTCCAATTGGCCTGATCGTGATCTTACTCGCTGGTGGCGAACTGGTGACCGGCAATATGATGGCGGTCAGTACCGCGGCCTTCGCCAAACGAATCCGTTGGGGAGCTTTCTGGCAGAATTTGGCGCTGATTACGGTGGCCAATTTGATTGGTGCCATAGCGGTAGCGTTCTGCTTTGGACACTTTGTCGGTCTCACGCATACGGGTGTCTTCAAGACAGCGGTGATTACGATGGCTCAGGGAAAGATTCAAGCTTCATTTTGGCAGAGCCTCGTTTCTGGGATCGGTTGTAATTGGTTCGTGGGCTTAGCCGTTTGGCTCTCATTTGGCGCTAAAGACGCGGCTGGTAAGATCATGGGTGTTTGGTTTCCCATCATGATCTTTGTGGCAACGGGCTTTCAACATAGTATTGCCAATGCATTCTTGATTCCGGCGGCGATCTTTGAGGGTGGCGCGACTTGGTCTCAGTTTGCACTGAATTTACTGCCAGTTTATCTCGGCAATATTATTGGTGGGGCAATATTTGTTGGCGCACTGTACTACTACAGCTACCGGCAAGCGCTGAAAGTATCGTAG